The genomic segment CTTTATTTTTCCACCCCAATCTTTATTTTCTTTACTCCTGTGCTGTTTTCTATAAATATAATATATACTCCACTCGCTACTCCCTTACCACCGTCATTCTTGCCGTCCCATATCACCTTACCACTATTACCTATTTCCACTAATTCCCTTACCAATTCTCCATCTACCGTATAGAGCTTTACTACTGCTCCTGTTGTTAAGCCTTCTATGTTTAATCCCTGAACATTCTTCACCGGATTATACGGGCTTGGATATACTTTTATAC from the Elusimicrobiota bacterium genome contains:
- a CDS encoding T9SS type A sorting domain-containing protein, whose protein sequence is IKVYPSPYNPVKNVQGLNIEGLTTGAVVKLYTVDGELVRELVEIGNSGKVIWDGKNDGGKGVASGVYIIFIENSTGVKKIKIGVEK